From one Caldithrix abyssi DSM 13497 genomic stretch:
- a CDS encoding methyl-accepting chemotaxis protein, translating to MWFSRQNIRNKVLLLLIPTILFMIIGGVLIIRKITLSALDQNLQSSHRIIGHLAVEAVKTGVEFGDRDLIKEALSGFVRDRNISSVRVYDDKGDVLFAYGIENVSHEDAHNDDELWQSNNNLFLKLPVTSGGKTIGKVIVGQTLESRNKALNNATNILLLLSVLGVLAIIIFLIKITQKITRPLTHLKEAALRLSEGQLEVQITYPHHDELGALVEAFQKMSQAIRQKVEAARALAKGDIEVEIETLSENDVLGSALNEVKGSLKEMVNELEAVITHLQNGAIEARCEVSQLSGVYAEVLANLNHALDMLTNPIKETIGILNEYARGNLERSIKELPGDLAGLTVAITTIQTNLKALITESIELVEQAKAGNLKYRSDAQKLEGAYRQILHGFNQTLEAMTGPVNEIKHALQKLAEGDLRAKIEADHPGDYGQMKDALNQSLKALNEVLASIATAVEQMQSGANQVADSSQAVSQGATEQASSLQETTASIEEIASQARQNSENAAKANEISSIAQKAAEEGNRQMAEMLQAMQAINDSSSQIYRVIKVIDEIAFQTNLLALNAAVEAARAGVHGKGFAVVAEEVRNLAQRSAKAAKETEQLIENSTQKVKYGSEIANQTASALQSIIQNITSVSDLIDEITSASAEQAEGIEQIRESLKQIDNVTQANAASAEQSAAAADELSSQATYLQKMIGHFKLTAFKLQESVTAADHYRPVEVGQGRKQWPGSNGNGNIGNNGDSFDLNDDDFGEF from the coding sequence ATGTGGTTTTCCAGACAAAATATCAGAAATAAAGTACTGTTGCTACTTATCCCGACCATTTTGTTCATGATCATAGGAGGGGTGTTGATCATACGCAAAATTACGCTTTCTGCCCTGGATCAGAATTTACAATCCTCGCATCGAATCATTGGGCACCTGGCGGTGGAAGCTGTAAAAACGGGCGTGGAGTTTGGCGATCGTGATTTAATTAAAGAGGCTCTGTCCGGCTTTGTGCGCGATCGGAATATTTCGTCCGTCAGAGTTTATGACGATAAAGGAGACGTGTTGTTTGCCTATGGCATCGAAAACGTAAGTCATGAAGATGCTCACAATGATGATGAACTATGGCAGAGCAACAACAATCTGTTTCTGAAATTACCGGTTACGTCAGGCGGAAAAACCATCGGTAAGGTAATCGTTGGACAAACTTTAGAAAGCCGCAATAAAGCGTTGAACAATGCCACCAATATTTTACTTTTGCTCTCCGTTCTGGGCGTTTTAGCCATAATAATTTTTCTGATCAAAATAACGCAAAAAATCACCCGCCCTTTAACCCATTTGAAAGAAGCGGCGTTACGGCTTTCTGAAGGGCAATTAGAGGTGCAAATAACCTATCCCCATCACGATGAACTGGGAGCTCTGGTGGAGGCCTTCCAAAAGATGTCGCAGGCCATCCGCCAAAAGGTGGAAGCGGCCAGAGCGCTGGCCAAAGGCGACATTGAAGTTGAAATAGAAACCCTTTCCGAAAACGATGTGCTCGGAAGCGCCCTGAATGAAGTCAAGGGCAGTTTAAAAGAGATGGTAAACGAACTGGAAGCGGTCATTACCCATCTGCAAAATGGCGCCATCGAAGCCCGTTGCGAGGTCAGCCAATTGTCCGGCGTTTATGCAGAAGTGCTCGCCAATTTGAATCACGCGCTGGATATGTTGACCAATCCCATAAAAGAAACGATCGGCATTTTAAACGAATATGCGCGCGGGAATCTGGAGCGCTCCATAAAGGAATTGCCGGGCGACCTGGCCGGATTGACGGTGGCCATTACGACCATTCAAACCAATCTTAAGGCTCTGATCACAGAGAGCATTGAACTGGTTGAACAGGCCAAAGCCGGAAATCTTAAATACCGCAGCGATGCGCAAAAGCTGGAAGGCGCCTATCGTCAAATTTTACATGGATTTAATCAGACGCTGGAAGCCATGACCGGGCCGGTAAACGAAATTAAACACGCGTTGCAGAAACTGGCCGAAGGCGACCTGCGGGCGAAAATCGAGGCGGATCACCCGGGCGATTACGGCCAGATGAAAGATGCGTTGAATCAGTCGTTAAAGGCGTTAAACGAAGTGCTTGCTTCCATTGCCACGGCCGTGGAGCAAATGCAAAGCGGCGCCAATCAGGTGGCCGATTCCAGTCAGGCCGTTTCGCAGGGGGCAACGGAGCAGGCCAGCTCGTTGCAGGAAACCACCGCTTCCATCGAAGAAATTGCCTCGCAGGCCCGACAAAATTCGGAAAATGCGGCCAAAGCCAATGAAATTTCTTCGATCGCTCAAAAGGCAGCCGAAGAGGGTAACCGACAAATGGCCGAAATGCTCCAGGCCATGCAGGCCATCAACGACTCTTCCAGTCAAATTTACAGGGTTATCAAAGTGATTGATGAAATAGCCTTTCAGACCAATTTACTGGCTTTAAATGCCGCCGTGGAAGCAGCCAGGGCCGGCGTGCACGGAAAAGGCTTTGCCGTGGTGGCCGAAGAGGTTCGCAATCTGGCACAGCGCAGCGCCAAGGCGGCTAAAGAAACCGAACAACTTATTGAAAATTCTACACAAAAGGTTAAATACGGCAGCGAAATTGCCAATCAAACGGCCAGTGCCTTGCAGTCCATCATCCAGAACATCACCAGCGTAAGCGATCTGATCGACGAAATAACCAGCGCTTCCGCCGAACAGGCCGAGGGAATAGAACAGATACGGGAATCATTAAAGCAAATTGACAACGTTACTCAGGCCAATGCCGCCAGCGCCGAGCAAAGCGCTGCGGCCGCAGATGAGCTTTCCAGTCAGGCCACCTACCTGCAAAAGATGATCGGTCATTTTAAATTGACCGCTTTTAAGTTGCAGGAATCGGTCACCGCCGCCGATCATTACCGGCCGGTGGAGGTAGGCCAGGGCCGCAAACAATGGCCGGGCTCTAACGGCAACGGAAATATAGGAAACAACGGCGATAGTTTTGACCTGAACGATGACGATTTTGGCGAGTTCTAA